The Amycolatopsis sp. DG1A-15b genome window below encodes:
- a CDS encoding response regulator transcription factor has product MTPVRVLLVDDQALFREALATLLATHDGIAVVGEAGNGADALREAASLAPDVVLMDLRMPVLDGVAATRRLRVEHPGTRVIALTTFDDDEDVFAALRAGAVGYLLKDVSSARLVEAVLAAARGESVLQPSVAAKVLARFAQLPDAPEPRPQPLVVPLSERELDVLRLLADGRSNREIAAALFLAEGTVKNHVTNVLGKLGARDRTQAALRARDLGLL; this is encoded by the coding sequence ATGACGCCGGTCCGCGTCCTGCTCGTCGACGACCAGGCCCTGTTCCGCGAAGCCCTCGCCACCCTGCTCGCCACCCACGACGGCATCGCCGTCGTCGGCGAAGCCGGGAACGGCGCCGATGCCCTGCGCGAAGCCGCTTCGCTGGCCCCGGACGTCGTCCTGATGGACCTGCGGATGCCGGTCCTCGACGGCGTGGCCGCGACCCGGCGGCTGCGCGTCGAGCACCCCGGTACCCGGGTCATCGCGCTGACCACCTTCGACGACGACGAAGACGTCTTCGCCGCCCTTCGCGCGGGCGCCGTCGGCTACCTGCTGAAGGACGTCTCGTCGGCACGGCTGGTCGAGGCGGTGCTGGCCGCGGCCCGCGGGGAGTCGGTGCTGCAGCCGTCGGTGGCGGCGAAGGTCCTGGCGCGGTTCGCGCAGCTGCCGGACGCGCCGGAGCCGCGGCCCCAGCCGCTGGTGGTGCCGCTGTCCGAGCGCGAACTCGACGTGCTGCGGCTGCTCGCCGACGGCCGCAGCAACCGCGAGATCGCCGCGGCGCTGTTCCTCGCCGAAGGCACGGTCAAGAACCACGTCACGAACGTGCTGGGCAAGCTCGGCGCCCGTGACCGGACCCAGGCCGCACTGCGCGCGAGGGATCTCGGCCTGCTTTAG
- a CDS encoding DJ-1/PfpI family protein, which produces MLKRLAFLLAAIAAVLAVPAVGATVSALGAIDALYAPGPPRAVPAAAPVPHDPAKPTAVVVVGDRGAVVSDALAPYEILAATGRFNVYTVAPHREPEPLTGGLDLVPDFDFAGLAARLGGSAPDLVVVPAFPDVGEPGTEPVTTWLRAQAAHGSKLLSVCNGGAVLASAGLLDGRPATAHWLKVDAWAAEYPAVRWVRGMRFVDDGNVVTTAGILSGIDGTLHWVERLAGPAVAADAAAAIGWRRYGTAVPVHPPAGMPDAAAILNAGFRWHPGETGVLLANGIGEVELASVFDTEGQSLSSRTLAVGFDGGPIRSRHGLTFLPRASLASARLDRLLVPGAIRGVTPPPGGPAPEYVHDRPGFPYDLAVSGLSRRTDVATARWTAKVLELPTDGVVFEGDTWPWLPTALPIALILLGAAVVVVLILVRRSRRPETI; this is translated from the coding sequence ATGCTGAAGCGCCTCGCCTTCCTCCTCGCCGCGATCGCCGCCGTGCTGGCGGTTCCCGCCGTGGGCGCGACCGTCTCCGCGCTCGGCGCGATCGACGCCCTCTACGCCCCCGGCCCGCCGCGGGCCGTCCCCGCCGCGGCGCCGGTCCCCCACGACCCGGCCAAGCCGACCGCGGTGGTCGTCGTCGGCGACCGCGGTGCCGTGGTCTCCGACGCACTCGCCCCCTACGAGATCCTGGCCGCGACCGGCCGGTTCAACGTCTACACGGTCGCGCCGCACCGCGAGCCGGAGCCGCTGACCGGCGGCCTCGACCTGGTGCCGGACTTCGACTTCGCCGGCCTCGCCGCCCGGCTCGGCGGGTCCGCGCCGGACCTCGTCGTCGTCCCCGCGTTCCCGGACGTCGGCGAGCCCGGCACCGAACCGGTCACCACCTGGCTGCGGGCCCAGGCAGCGCACGGTTCGAAGCTGCTCAGCGTCTGCAACGGCGGCGCGGTGCTCGCCTCCGCCGGGTTGCTCGACGGGCGGCCGGCCACCGCGCACTGGCTGAAGGTCGACGCCTGGGCCGCCGAGTACCCGGCCGTGCGGTGGGTGCGCGGGATGCGGTTCGTCGACGACGGGAACGTGGTGACCACCGCCGGGATCCTCTCCGGCATCGACGGCACGCTGCACTGGGTCGAGCGGCTGGCCGGGCCCGCGGTGGCGGCCGACGCCGCGGCCGCCATCGGCTGGCGCCGCTACGGCACCGCGGTGCCGGTGCACCCGCCGGCCGGAATGCCGGACGCGGCGGCGATCCTCAACGCCGGGTTCCGCTGGCACCCCGGCGAAACGGGTGTGCTGCTCGCGAACGGCATCGGCGAGGTCGAACTCGCGTCGGTGTTCGACACCGAAGGCCAGTCCCTGTCTTCACGCACGCTTGCCGTCGGCTTCGACGGCGGCCCGATCCGGTCCCGGCACGGGCTCACGTTCCTGCCCCGCGCCTCCCTCGCCTCGGCCCGGCTCGACCGGCTGCTCGTGCCGGGCGCGATTCGCGGAGTCACCCCGCCGCCCGGCGGCCCGGCGCCCGAGTACGTCCACGACCGGCCCGGCTTCCCCTACGACCTTGCGGTGAGCGGGCTGTCCCGCCGCACCGACGTCGCCACCGCGCGGTGGACGGCGAAGGTGCTGGAGCTGCCCACCGACGGAGTCGTCTTCGAAGGCGACACTTGGCCTTGGCTGCCCACGGCGCTGCCGATCGCGCTGATCCTGCTGGGCGCCGCGGTGGTCGTCGTGCTCATCCTGGTGCGGCGGTCCCGGCGTCCTGAAACGATTTAG